One part of the Salmo salar chromosome ssa10, Ssal_v3.1, whole genome shotgun sequence genome encodes these proteins:
- the snx1a gene encoding sorting nexin-1a isoform X2, translating to MKMATSSERSPPPFPEDLEPEPDEVGDQDSDDGEDIFLGADNPLEIKMDPSLSASDIASSTKPLSEASSAPVMDILSVPASEASSAPMVDLLMEPASEGSSAPMVDLLMEPESEASSAPMVDLLMEPESEGSSAPMVELLMEPASEGSSAPMVDLLMEPASKASSAPMVDLLMEPASKASSAPTVDLLMEPASDDLKEPPKPDIDPLADIINDAPLSEVKTPVAVMTQEPPSDLFDDEPSELFAEPRQSNTAKQQQTSIFDEPDEDLFSEPLGEALKKPQNDVFKEALAPVAKASNVCGPLSDNYNEDPTDIFTEEAITSLPSAVNTNSVNSKTNGVHSDEEEPDIFAEATVELSLDSPRNDRKKKEAAKPSASAPAPSVSASASKPQPKTLEELEEEVEDKFELNISITNPEKVGDGMNAYMAYKVSTQTTLPMFRSKTFTVRRRFSDFLGLYEKLSDKHTLNGYIVPPPPEKSIMGMTKVKVGKEDNSSAEFVERRRAALERYLQRVVFHPSLLQDPDVREFLERDDMPRAHNTQALSGAGFLKMINRATDSLSKMTIKMDESDVWFEEKLQEVEAEDQQLRKLHIMVDSLVGHRKELSVNTGGFAKSVAMLGSSEDNTALSRALSQLAEVEDKMEQLHQEQAASDSFCFAELLADYIRLLGSVRASFDQRMKTWQRWQDAQNMLQKKRETEAKLLWANKPDKLQQAKDDITEWEAKVTQYEREFDRVSATVRKEVLRFEKEKARDFKKQIVKYLESLLQSQQQLIKYWEAFLPEAKAIA from the exons ATGAAGATGGCGACCAGTTCAGAGCGTAGTCCCCCTCCCTTTCCCGAGGACCTGGAACCGGAGCCTGACGAAGTTGGAGACCAAGACAGTGATGACGGAGAAGACATTTTTCTTGGCGCA GATAACCCATTGGAGATAAAGATGGACCCTTCGCTGTCTGCAAGTGACATCGCAAGTTCAACCAAACCACTGAGTGAAGCATCTAGTGCTCCAGTGATGGACATCCTTAGTGTACCAGCAAGCGAGGCATCTAGTGCGCCAATGGTGGACCTTCTTATGGAACCAGCAAGCGAGGGATCTAGTGCTCCAATGGTGGACCTCCTTATGGAACCAGAAAGCGAGGCATCTAGTGCTCCAATGGTGGACCTCCTTATGGAACCAGAAAGCGAGGGATCTAGTGCTCCAATGGTGGAGCTCCTTATGGAACCAGCAAGCGAGGGATCTAGTGCTCCAATGGTGGACCTCCTTATGGAACCAGCAAGCAAGGCATCTAGTGCTCCAATGGTGGACCTCCTTATGGAACCAGCAAGCAAGGCATCTAGTGCTCCAACGGTGGACCTCCTTATGGAACCAGCAAGCGACGACTTAAAGGAGCCTCCCAAACCGGACATCGACCCATTGGCTGACATTATCAATGACGCTCCACTCAGTGAAGTCAAAACACCGGTTGCTGTGATGACCCAGGAGCCACCGAGCGACCTCTTTGACGATGAGCCTAGCGAACTTTTCGCTGAACCACGACAGAGTAACACCGCCAAGCAACAACAAACTAGCATCTTCGACGAACCTGATGAGGATCTCTTCAGTGAACCACTGGGTGAGGCCTTGAAGAAACCTCAGAATGATGTCTTCAAAGAAGCACTTGCACCAGTGGCCAAAGCTAGCAATGTCTGCGGTCCTCTGAGTGACAACTACAATGAGGACCCCACTGATATATTCACTGAGGAGGCCATCACTTCTCTCCCTAGTGCAGTCAATACTAATTCCGTCAACTCCAAGACCAACGGAGTCCACTCCGATGAGGAGGAACCTGATATATTTGCAG AAGCCACCGTAGAGCTGTCTCTGGACAGCCCTAGGAATGACAGAAAAAAGAAAGAGGCAGCCAAACCCTCTGCGTCTGCCCCTGCTCCCTCAGTCTCAGCAAGTGCTTCCAAACCGCAACCCAAGACCCTGGAGgag TTGGAAGAGGAGGTTGAGGACAAATTTGAGCTGAATATCTCAATAACCAATCCAGAGAAAGTTG GGGATGGCATGAACGCTTACATGGCCTACAAAGTCTCCACACAG ACCACACTGCCCATGTTCCGCAGTAAGACGTTCACAGTGCGCCGGCGTTTCAGTGACTTCTTAGGCCTCTACGAGAAGCTCTCGGATAAACACACGCTCAACGGCTATATTGTGCCCCCGCCGCCTGAGAAGAGCATTATGG GCATGACTAAAGTCAAAGTGGGAAAAGAGGACAACTCGTCGGCTGAGtttgtggagaggaggagggcggcTCTGGAGAG GTATCTGCAGAGAGTGGTGTTCCACCCATCGCTGCTGCAAGACCCTGATGTCAGAGAATTCTTGGAGAGAGACGAT atgCCCAGGGCTCACAACACCCAGGCTCTGAGCGGCGCCGGCTTCCTGAAGATGATCAACAGGGCTACAGACTCCCTCAGCAAGATGACCATAAAGATGGACGAGTCGGATGTG TGGTTTGAGGAGAAACTGCAGGAAGTGGAGGCTGAGGACCAGCAGCTGAGGAAGCTCCACATCATGGTGGACTCTCTGGTCGGACACAGGAAAG AGTTGTCGGTAAACACGGGGGGCTTTGCCAAGAGCGTGGCCATGCTGGGCAGCTCGGAGGACAACACGGCCCTGTCCAGAGCCCTCTCCCAGCTGGCCGAGGTGGAGGACAAGATGGAGCAGCTGCACCAAGAGCAGGCAGCCAGCGACTCGTTCTGCTTCGCCGAGCTGCTTGCCGACTACATCCGCCTGCTGGGATCTGTCCGG GCCTCCTTTGACCAGCGGATGAAGACGTGGCAGCGCTGGCAGGATGCTCAGAACATGCTGCagaaaaagagggagacagaggccaAGCTGCTGTGGGCCAACAAGCCTGACAAGCTGCAGCAGGCCAAGGATGACATCACTGAG TGGGAGGCCAAGGTGACTCAGTATGAGAGAGAGTTTGACAGAGTTTCTGCTACAGTTCGCAAGGAGGTGCTCAGGTTTgag AAAGAGAAGGCCCGCGATTTCAAGAAACAGATCGTCAAATACCTTGAGTCTCTGCTACAGTCGCAGCAACAG CTGATAAAGTACTGGGAGGCATTCTTGCCAGAGGCAAAAGCAATTGCGTGA
- the snx1a gene encoding sorting nexin-1a isoform X1 — MKMATSSERSPPPFPEDLEPEPDEVGDQDSDDGEDIFLGADNPLEIKMDPSLSASDIASSTKPLSEASSAPVMDILSVPASEASSAPMVDLLMEPASEGSSAPMVDLLMEPESEASSAPMVDLLMEPESEGSSAPMVELLMEPASEGSSAPMVDLLMEPASKASSAPMVDLLMEPASKASSAPTVDLLMEPASDDLKEPPKPDIDPLADIINDAPLSEVKTPVAVMTQEPPSDLFDDEPSELFAEPRQSNTAKQQQTSIFDEPDEDLFSEPLGEALKKPQNDVFKEALAPVAKASNVCGPLSDNYNEDPTDIFTEEAITSLPSAVNTNSVNSKTNGVHSDEEEPDIFAEATVELSLDSPRNDRKKKEAAKPSASAPAPSVSASASKPQPKTLEEVQYITLEEEVEDKFELNISITNPEKVGDGMNAYMAYKVSTQTTLPMFRSKTFTVRRRFSDFLGLYEKLSDKHTLNGYIVPPPPEKSIMGMTKVKVGKEDNSSAEFVERRRAALERYLQRVVFHPSLLQDPDVREFLERDDMPRAHNTQALSGAGFLKMINRATDSLSKMTIKMDESDVWFEEKLQEVEAEDQQLRKLHIMVDSLVGHRKELSVNTGGFAKSVAMLGSSEDNTALSRALSQLAEVEDKMEQLHQEQAASDSFCFAELLADYIRLLGSVRASFDQRMKTWQRWQDAQNMLQKKRETEAKLLWANKPDKLQQAKDDITEWEAKVTQYEREFDRVSATVRKEVLRFEKEKARDFKKQIVKYLESLLQSQQQLIKYWEAFLPEAKAIA, encoded by the exons ATGAAGATGGCGACCAGTTCAGAGCGTAGTCCCCCTCCCTTTCCCGAGGACCTGGAACCGGAGCCTGACGAAGTTGGAGACCAAGACAGTGATGACGGAGAAGACATTTTTCTTGGCGCA GATAACCCATTGGAGATAAAGATGGACCCTTCGCTGTCTGCAAGTGACATCGCAAGTTCAACCAAACCACTGAGTGAAGCATCTAGTGCTCCAGTGATGGACATCCTTAGTGTACCAGCAAGCGAGGCATCTAGTGCGCCAATGGTGGACCTTCTTATGGAACCAGCAAGCGAGGGATCTAGTGCTCCAATGGTGGACCTCCTTATGGAACCAGAAAGCGAGGCATCTAGTGCTCCAATGGTGGACCTCCTTATGGAACCAGAAAGCGAGGGATCTAGTGCTCCAATGGTGGAGCTCCTTATGGAACCAGCAAGCGAGGGATCTAGTGCTCCAATGGTGGACCTCCTTATGGAACCAGCAAGCAAGGCATCTAGTGCTCCAATGGTGGACCTCCTTATGGAACCAGCAAGCAAGGCATCTAGTGCTCCAACGGTGGACCTCCTTATGGAACCAGCAAGCGACGACTTAAAGGAGCCTCCCAAACCGGACATCGACCCATTGGCTGACATTATCAATGACGCTCCACTCAGTGAAGTCAAAACACCGGTTGCTGTGATGACCCAGGAGCCACCGAGCGACCTCTTTGACGATGAGCCTAGCGAACTTTTCGCTGAACCACGACAGAGTAACACCGCCAAGCAACAACAAACTAGCATCTTCGACGAACCTGATGAGGATCTCTTCAGTGAACCACTGGGTGAGGCCTTGAAGAAACCTCAGAATGATGTCTTCAAAGAAGCACTTGCACCAGTGGCCAAAGCTAGCAATGTCTGCGGTCCTCTGAGTGACAACTACAATGAGGACCCCACTGATATATTCACTGAGGAGGCCATCACTTCTCTCCCTAGTGCAGTCAATACTAATTCCGTCAACTCCAAGACCAACGGAGTCCACTCCGATGAGGAGGAACCTGATATATTTGCAG AAGCCACCGTAGAGCTGTCTCTGGACAGCCCTAGGAATGACAGAAAAAAGAAAGAGGCAGCCAAACCCTCTGCGTCTGCCCCTGCTCCCTCAGTCTCAGCAAGTGCTTCCAAACCGCAACCCAAGACCCTGGAGgaggtacagtacattaca TTGGAAGAGGAGGTTGAGGACAAATTTGAGCTGAATATCTCAATAACCAATCCAGAGAAAGTTG GGGATGGCATGAACGCTTACATGGCCTACAAAGTCTCCACACAG ACCACACTGCCCATGTTCCGCAGTAAGACGTTCACAGTGCGCCGGCGTTTCAGTGACTTCTTAGGCCTCTACGAGAAGCTCTCGGATAAACACACGCTCAACGGCTATATTGTGCCCCCGCCGCCTGAGAAGAGCATTATGG GCATGACTAAAGTCAAAGTGGGAAAAGAGGACAACTCGTCGGCTGAGtttgtggagaggaggagggcggcTCTGGAGAG GTATCTGCAGAGAGTGGTGTTCCACCCATCGCTGCTGCAAGACCCTGATGTCAGAGAATTCTTGGAGAGAGACGAT atgCCCAGGGCTCACAACACCCAGGCTCTGAGCGGCGCCGGCTTCCTGAAGATGATCAACAGGGCTACAGACTCCCTCAGCAAGATGACCATAAAGATGGACGAGTCGGATGTG TGGTTTGAGGAGAAACTGCAGGAAGTGGAGGCTGAGGACCAGCAGCTGAGGAAGCTCCACATCATGGTGGACTCTCTGGTCGGACACAGGAAAG AGTTGTCGGTAAACACGGGGGGCTTTGCCAAGAGCGTGGCCATGCTGGGCAGCTCGGAGGACAACACGGCCCTGTCCAGAGCCCTCTCCCAGCTGGCCGAGGTGGAGGACAAGATGGAGCAGCTGCACCAAGAGCAGGCAGCCAGCGACTCGTTCTGCTTCGCCGAGCTGCTTGCCGACTACATCCGCCTGCTGGGATCTGTCCGG GCCTCCTTTGACCAGCGGATGAAGACGTGGCAGCGCTGGCAGGATGCTCAGAACATGCTGCagaaaaagagggagacagaggccaAGCTGCTGTGGGCCAACAAGCCTGACAAGCTGCAGCAGGCCAAGGATGACATCACTGAG TGGGAGGCCAAGGTGACTCAGTATGAGAGAGAGTTTGACAGAGTTTCTGCTACAGTTCGCAAGGAGGTGCTCAGGTTTgag AAAGAGAAGGCCCGCGATTTCAAGAAACAGATCGTCAAATACCTTGAGTCTCTGCTACAGTCGCAGCAACAG CTGATAAAGTACTGGGAGGCATTCTTGCCAGAGGCAAAAGCAATTGCGTGA
- the snx1a gene encoding sorting nexin-1a isoform X3 gives MRLDNPLEIKMDPSLSASDIASSTKPLSEASSAPVMDILSVPASEASSAPMVDLLMEPASEGSSAPMVDLLMEPESEASSAPMVDLLMEPESEGSSAPMVELLMEPASEGSSAPMVDLLMEPASKASSAPMVDLLMEPASKASSAPTVDLLMEPASDDLKEPPKPDIDPLADIINDAPLSEVKTPVAVMTQEPPSDLFDDEPSELFAEPRQSNTAKQQQTSIFDEPDEDLFSEPLGEALKKPQNDVFKEALAPVAKASNVCGPLSDNYNEDPTDIFTEEAITSLPSAVNTNSVNSKTNGVHSDEEEPDIFAEATVELSLDSPRNDRKKKEAAKPSASAPAPSVSASASKPQPKTLEEVQYITLEEEVEDKFELNISITNPEKVGDGMNAYMAYKVSTQTTLPMFRSKTFTVRRRFSDFLGLYEKLSDKHTLNGYIVPPPPEKSIMGMTKVKVGKEDNSSAEFVERRRAALERYLQRVVFHPSLLQDPDVREFLERDDMPRAHNTQALSGAGFLKMINRATDSLSKMTIKMDESDVWFEEKLQEVEAEDQQLRKLHIMVDSLVGHRKELSVNTGGFAKSVAMLGSSEDNTALSRALSQLAEVEDKMEQLHQEQAASDSFCFAELLADYIRLLGSVRASFDQRMKTWQRWQDAQNMLQKKRETEAKLLWANKPDKLQQAKDDITEWEAKVTQYEREFDRVSATVRKEVLRFEKEKARDFKKQIVKYLESLLQSQQQLIKYWEAFLPEAKAIA, from the exons ATGCGTTTG GATAACCCATTGGAGATAAAGATGGACCCTTCGCTGTCTGCAAGTGACATCGCAAGTTCAACCAAACCACTGAGTGAAGCATCTAGTGCTCCAGTGATGGACATCCTTAGTGTACCAGCAAGCGAGGCATCTAGTGCGCCAATGGTGGACCTTCTTATGGAACCAGCAAGCGAGGGATCTAGTGCTCCAATGGTGGACCTCCTTATGGAACCAGAAAGCGAGGCATCTAGTGCTCCAATGGTGGACCTCCTTATGGAACCAGAAAGCGAGGGATCTAGTGCTCCAATGGTGGAGCTCCTTATGGAACCAGCAAGCGAGGGATCTAGTGCTCCAATGGTGGACCTCCTTATGGAACCAGCAAGCAAGGCATCTAGTGCTCCAATGGTGGACCTCCTTATGGAACCAGCAAGCAAGGCATCTAGTGCTCCAACGGTGGACCTCCTTATGGAACCAGCAAGCGACGACTTAAAGGAGCCTCCCAAACCGGACATCGACCCATTGGCTGACATTATCAATGACGCTCCACTCAGTGAAGTCAAAACACCGGTTGCTGTGATGACCCAGGAGCCACCGAGCGACCTCTTTGACGATGAGCCTAGCGAACTTTTCGCTGAACCACGACAGAGTAACACCGCCAAGCAACAACAAACTAGCATCTTCGACGAACCTGATGAGGATCTCTTCAGTGAACCACTGGGTGAGGCCTTGAAGAAACCTCAGAATGATGTCTTCAAAGAAGCACTTGCACCAGTGGCCAAAGCTAGCAATGTCTGCGGTCCTCTGAGTGACAACTACAATGAGGACCCCACTGATATATTCACTGAGGAGGCCATCACTTCTCTCCCTAGTGCAGTCAATACTAATTCCGTCAACTCCAAGACCAACGGAGTCCACTCCGATGAGGAGGAACCTGATATATTTGCAG AAGCCACCGTAGAGCTGTCTCTGGACAGCCCTAGGAATGACAGAAAAAAGAAAGAGGCAGCCAAACCCTCTGCGTCTGCCCCTGCTCCCTCAGTCTCAGCAAGTGCTTCCAAACCGCAACCCAAGACCCTGGAGgaggtacagtacattaca TTGGAAGAGGAGGTTGAGGACAAATTTGAGCTGAATATCTCAATAACCAATCCAGAGAAAGTTG GGGATGGCATGAACGCTTACATGGCCTACAAAGTCTCCACACAG ACCACACTGCCCATGTTCCGCAGTAAGACGTTCACAGTGCGCCGGCGTTTCAGTGACTTCTTAGGCCTCTACGAGAAGCTCTCGGATAAACACACGCTCAACGGCTATATTGTGCCCCCGCCGCCTGAGAAGAGCATTATGG GCATGACTAAAGTCAAAGTGGGAAAAGAGGACAACTCGTCGGCTGAGtttgtggagaggaggagggcggcTCTGGAGAG GTATCTGCAGAGAGTGGTGTTCCACCCATCGCTGCTGCAAGACCCTGATGTCAGAGAATTCTTGGAGAGAGACGAT atgCCCAGGGCTCACAACACCCAGGCTCTGAGCGGCGCCGGCTTCCTGAAGATGATCAACAGGGCTACAGACTCCCTCAGCAAGATGACCATAAAGATGGACGAGTCGGATGTG TGGTTTGAGGAGAAACTGCAGGAAGTGGAGGCTGAGGACCAGCAGCTGAGGAAGCTCCACATCATGGTGGACTCTCTGGTCGGACACAGGAAAG AGTTGTCGGTAAACACGGGGGGCTTTGCCAAGAGCGTGGCCATGCTGGGCAGCTCGGAGGACAACACGGCCCTGTCCAGAGCCCTCTCCCAGCTGGCCGAGGTGGAGGACAAGATGGAGCAGCTGCACCAAGAGCAGGCAGCCAGCGACTCGTTCTGCTTCGCCGAGCTGCTTGCCGACTACATCCGCCTGCTGGGATCTGTCCGG GCCTCCTTTGACCAGCGGATGAAGACGTGGCAGCGCTGGCAGGATGCTCAGAACATGCTGCagaaaaagagggagacagaggccaAGCTGCTGTGGGCCAACAAGCCTGACAAGCTGCAGCAGGCCAAGGATGACATCACTGAG TGGGAGGCCAAGGTGACTCAGTATGAGAGAGAGTTTGACAGAGTTTCTGCTACAGTTCGCAAGGAGGTGCTCAGGTTTgag AAAGAGAAGGCCCGCGATTTCAAGAAACAGATCGTCAAATACCTTGAGTCTCTGCTACAGTCGCAGCAACAG CTGATAAAGTACTGGGAGGCATTCTTGCCAGAGGCAAAAGCAATTGCGTGA
- the snx1a gene encoding sorting nexin-1a isoform X4 translates to MDPSLSASDIASSTKPLSEASSAPVMDILSVPASEASSAPMVDLLMEPASEGSSAPMVDLLMEPESEASSAPMVDLLMEPESEGSSAPMVELLMEPASEGSSAPMVDLLMEPASKASSAPMVDLLMEPASKASSAPTVDLLMEPASDDLKEPPKPDIDPLADIINDAPLSEVKTPVAVMTQEPPSDLFDDEPSELFAEPRQSNTAKQQQTSIFDEPDEDLFSEPLGEALKKPQNDVFKEALAPVAKASNVCGPLSDNYNEDPTDIFTEEAITSLPSAVNTNSVNSKTNGVHSDEEEPDIFAEATVELSLDSPRNDRKKKEAAKPSASAPAPSVSASASKPQPKTLEEVQYITLEEEVEDKFELNISITNPEKVGDGMNAYMAYKVSTQTTLPMFRSKTFTVRRRFSDFLGLYEKLSDKHTLNGYIVPPPPEKSIMGMTKVKVGKEDNSSAEFVERRRAALERYLQRVVFHPSLLQDPDVREFLERDDMPRAHNTQALSGAGFLKMINRATDSLSKMTIKMDESDVWFEEKLQEVEAEDQQLRKLHIMVDSLVGHRKELSVNTGGFAKSVAMLGSSEDNTALSRALSQLAEVEDKMEQLHQEQAASDSFCFAELLADYIRLLGSVRASFDQRMKTWQRWQDAQNMLQKKRETEAKLLWANKPDKLQQAKDDITEWEAKVTQYEREFDRVSATVRKEVLRFEKEKARDFKKQIVKYLESLLQSQQQLIKYWEAFLPEAKAIA, encoded by the exons ATGGACCCTTCGCTGTCTGCAAGTGACATCGCAAGTTCAACCAAACCACTGAGTGAAGCATCTAGTGCTCCAGTGATGGACATCCTTAGTGTACCAGCAAGCGAGGCATCTAGTGCGCCAATGGTGGACCTTCTTATGGAACCAGCAAGCGAGGGATCTAGTGCTCCAATGGTGGACCTCCTTATGGAACCAGAAAGCGAGGCATCTAGTGCTCCAATGGTGGACCTCCTTATGGAACCAGAAAGCGAGGGATCTAGTGCTCCAATGGTGGAGCTCCTTATGGAACCAGCAAGCGAGGGATCTAGTGCTCCAATGGTGGACCTCCTTATGGAACCAGCAAGCAAGGCATCTAGTGCTCCAATGGTGGACCTCCTTATGGAACCAGCAAGCAAGGCATCTAGTGCTCCAACGGTGGACCTCCTTATGGAACCAGCAAGCGACGACTTAAAGGAGCCTCCCAAACCGGACATCGACCCATTGGCTGACATTATCAATGACGCTCCACTCAGTGAAGTCAAAACACCGGTTGCTGTGATGACCCAGGAGCCACCGAGCGACCTCTTTGACGATGAGCCTAGCGAACTTTTCGCTGAACCACGACAGAGTAACACCGCCAAGCAACAACAAACTAGCATCTTCGACGAACCTGATGAGGATCTCTTCAGTGAACCACTGGGTGAGGCCTTGAAGAAACCTCAGAATGATGTCTTCAAAGAAGCACTTGCACCAGTGGCCAAAGCTAGCAATGTCTGCGGTCCTCTGAGTGACAACTACAATGAGGACCCCACTGATATATTCACTGAGGAGGCCATCACTTCTCTCCCTAGTGCAGTCAATACTAATTCCGTCAACTCCAAGACCAACGGAGTCCACTCCGATGAGGAGGAACCTGATATATTTGCAG AAGCCACCGTAGAGCTGTCTCTGGACAGCCCTAGGAATGACAGAAAAAAGAAAGAGGCAGCCAAACCCTCTGCGTCTGCCCCTGCTCCCTCAGTCTCAGCAAGTGCTTCCAAACCGCAACCCAAGACCCTGGAGgaggtacagtacattaca TTGGAAGAGGAGGTTGAGGACAAATTTGAGCTGAATATCTCAATAACCAATCCAGAGAAAGTTG GGGATGGCATGAACGCTTACATGGCCTACAAAGTCTCCACACAG ACCACACTGCCCATGTTCCGCAGTAAGACGTTCACAGTGCGCCGGCGTTTCAGTGACTTCTTAGGCCTCTACGAGAAGCTCTCGGATAAACACACGCTCAACGGCTATATTGTGCCCCCGCCGCCTGAGAAGAGCATTATGG GCATGACTAAAGTCAAAGTGGGAAAAGAGGACAACTCGTCGGCTGAGtttgtggagaggaggagggcggcTCTGGAGAG GTATCTGCAGAGAGTGGTGTTCCACCCATCGCTGCTGCAAGACCCTGATGTCAGAGAATTCTTGGAGAGAGACGAT atgCCCAGGGCTCACAACACCCAGGCTCTGAGCGGCGCCGGCTTCCTGAAGATGATCAACAGGGCTACAGACTCCCTCAGCAAGATGACCATAAAGATGGACGAGTCGGATGTG TGGTTTGAGGAGAAACTGCAGGAAGTGGAGGCTGAGGACCAGCAGCTGAGGAAGCTCCACATCATGGTGGACTCTCTGGTCGGACACAGGAAAG AGTTGTCGGTAAACACGGGGGGCTTTGCCAAGAGCGTGGCCATGCTGGGCAGCTCGGAGGACAACACGGCCCTGTCCAGAGCCCTCTCCCAGCTGGCCGAGGTGGAGGACAAGATGGAGCAGCTGCACCAAGAGCAGGCAGCCAGCGACTCGTTCTGCTTCGCCGAGCTGCTTGCCGACTACATCCGCCTGCTGGGATCTGTCCGG GCCTCCTTTGACCAGCGGATGAAGACGTGGCAGCGCTGGCAGGATGCTCAGAACATGCTGCagaaaaagagggagacagaggccaAGCTGCTGTGGGCCAACAAGCCTGACAAGCTGCAGCAGGCCAAGGATGACATCACTGAG TGGGAGGCCAAGGTGACTCAGTATGAGAGAGAGTTTGACAGAGTTTCTGCTACAGTTCGCAAGGAGGTGCTCAGGTTTgag AAAGAGAAGGCCCGCGATTTCAAGAAACAGATCGTCAAATACCTTGAGTCTCTGCTACAGTCGCAGCAACAG CTGATAAAGTACTGGGAGGCATTCTTGCCAGAGGCAAAAGCAATTGCGTGA